The Corynebacterium tuberculostearicum genome window below encodes:
- a CDS encoding lysophospholipid acyltransferase family protein has product MRLSGEENIPDKGGAVLVCNHTGYMDFLFGAFLAYRKKRLVRFLAKAGIFKAPVAGPLLKAMHHVPVDRIDGSASFRQAVQLAKDGELVGVFSEGTISRSFEIRSMKSGASRIAYEAGVPVVPQVIFGSQRLWTKGHKKNLGRTKTPVFITALEPYYPTGDAEADTAEIRRRMQEALEGLWEQYEAEFGPMPAGEYWVPARKGGGAPTLEEAEARDAEVETERHRVRRLRDDLVGLKERVSVTTVDLVRNHMAAAKGADGEEPKNKARTAPETLEWIKNNLNAVVEEATRGLDEGRDKVADIMAQLKSDVAQTQASITASSKEIWAGSVAEQGLLAAATQSRLIVSRLPHRMKAQFSSIPRVVVAQSSALNWEDGALTPRLHKALAGIYPAAEVLIVISPAGEVEVPQAVWSVVVDEDAVQPRLDTDALSVTAATAVQGVERILEDLKAKPEEALVFANEPGDEDFLDRMPVVALETAPIEVVKGAQAVTYSAEKAGMSEVLEAMARLAQK; this is encoded by the coding sequence ATGCGCCTTTCGGGGGAAGAAAATATCCCCGATAAGGGCGGCGCGGTGTTGGTCTGCAACCACACCGGCTACATGGATTTCCTCTTCGGCGCCTTTTTGGCCTATCGCAAGAAGCGTCTGGTGCGCTTCTTGGCTAAGGCTGGAATCTTCAAAGCACCGGTGGCGGGTCCGTTGTTGAAGGCCATGCATCACGTGCCAGTTGACCGTATAGATGGCAGCGCCTCCTTCCGCCAAGCGGTACAGCTGGCCAAGGACGGCGAACTCGTGGGCGTGTTTTCTGAAGGCACAATTTCCCGCAGCTTTGAAATCCGCAGCATGAAAAGTGGCGCCTCCCGCATTGCCTATGAGGCGGGGGTGCCGGTAGTCCCACAGGTCATTTTTGGTTCGCAGCGCCTGTGGACCAAGGGACACAAAAAGAACCTGGGACGGACCAAGACCCCTGTCTTTATTACCGCCCTCGAACCGTACTATCCCACCGGCGATGCGGAGGCTGATACCGCGGAGATTCGACGCCGCATGCAAGAGGCATTGGAAGGGCTATGGGAACAGTACGAAGCCGAATTCGGGCCCATGCCTGCCGGTGAATACTGGGTGCCCGCCCGTAAAGGTGGAGGGGCTCCTACCCTTGAAGAGGCAGAAGCTCGAGATGCTGAAGTCGAAACCGAGCGCCACCGCGTACGCCGGTTGCGCGACGATCTAGTGGGCCTCAAAGAACGCGTCTCGGTTACTACGGTTGACTTGGTGCGCAACCACATGGCCGCCGCCAAGGGAGCGGACGGGGAGGAGCCAAAGAATAAGGCGCGGACCGCCCCGGAGACCCTGGAGTGGATCAAGAACAACCTCAACGCCGTGGTAGAAGAGGCAACCCGCGGCTTGGATGAAGGTCGCGATAAGGTCGCGGATATCATGGCGCAGCTGAAGTCGGATGTGGCGCAAACCCAAGCGTCCATCACGGCCAGCAGTAAGGAGATATGGGCTGGTTCCGTAGCGGAGCAGGGCCTGTTGGCGGCAGCCACCCAATCCCGGCTTATCGTTTCGCGCTTGCCACACCGCATGAAGGCGCAATTTTCTTCCATCCCCCGCGTGGTAGTGGCGCAGAGCAGCGCGCTGAATTGGGAAGATGGCGCGCTGACTCCGCGATTGCACAAGGCATTGGCAGGTATCTATCCGGCGGCTGAAGTCCTGATCGTGATATCACCCGCCGGTGAAGTGGAAGTTCCGCAAGCCGTGTGGAGCGTTGTCGTTGATGAGGACGCTGTGCAGCCGCGACTCGATACCGATGCACTGTCCGTCACTGCCGCGACTGCGGTACAAGGCGTGGAGCGCATCCTCGAGGATCTGAAAGCTAAGCCGGAGGAGGCCCTGGTTTTTGCTAACGAGCCAGGAGATGAGGATTTCCTAGACCGGATGCCGGTGGTGGCGTTGGAAACTGCCCCTATTGAGGTGGTCAAAGGCGCTCAGGCGGTCACTTATTCTGCCGAGAAAGCAGGAATGTCCGAAGTGCTTGAAGCAATGGCGCGGTTAGCGCAGAAATAG